In Microbacterium sp. zg-Y818, the genomic window CCCGCCGCGGCGCCGCGCTCGTGCGCGGTCGCCGAAGCACCGCCCCACGCACCCCCGAGACCGAATCCGGCAGCAGCACCGACCCCGAGTCCTATCCCGAAACAACAACAGCATTCACACGAAAGGAAGCGAATCGATGATGAAGACGTCACGACGAGCTCGCTCCGCCGTCATCTCCGCCGCCGCGGTAGCGGTCACCGCACTGCTGCTCAGCGGCTGCACGGGACGGCAGGCCGCGAACGAACCAGCCGCTGAGCCGCAGGATGACAGCCCGATCGTCATCGGGGCCAGCTGGCCCCAAAGCGGGCCGCTCGCCGCCGCGGCCGCAGGCTTGCACGGCTTCGAGGCCTACATCGAGATGACCAACGCCGAAGGCGGCATCGACGGACGCGAGATCAAGCTCGTCACCGCTGACGACGGCTATGACCCCGCCCGTCTCGCCGACAACCAGCGCAGCTTCGTGGAGAAGGAGGGCGCCATCGCCGTCGTCAACTTCGGCGGCATCGCGGTTCCCGGCCGGCCGTATCTCAACGACAAGAAGGTCGCGCAGATCGCACTGGCCGGGCAGACCCCGCTCAGCGACGTGGAGAACTTCCCCTATACGCGCGCCTTCTGGCCCGACGTGGTGTGGGAGGGCCAGCTGCACGCCCAGTGGCTGCAGGAGAACCGCCCCGACGCGGTCGTCGGCTTCATCGGGTTCAACAACGACCTCAGCGAGAGCCACATCGCGGGTCTCGAGGCCGGTGGCCTGGCCCCCGCGCAGGTCGCCATGGTTCCCCCGGGCACGGCCGACCTCACCGCGCAGGTCAGCCAGTTCCAGGCGGCGGGCGTGGACACCGTCATCATCAACATCGGCGCCCCCACGATCGGCGCGGTCACGAAGTACATGGACGAGATCGGCTACGAGCCCACTCTCCTGCTCGCAGGCAACATGGCCGACTTCGTCACCGTGGTCGACCCCGCCGGCGCGGACGCCGTCGCCGACGCCTACGCGTTCCACTGGGGCAAGGACCCGGCCGACCCGAAGAACGCCGAGGATGCCGCGACCCAGACGTTCATCGAGGTCATGACCGAGTACGGCTACGAGAGCGACATCCGACAGGCCCTCGCGTTCAACGGCTACGGACTGGGTGCCGCGCTGGTGGAGGCACTGAACAACGCTCCCGAGCTGACCGCAGACGGGCTGCTCGAGGCGTGGGACGCTCTCGAGGACACCGAGAACCCGTACC contains:
- a CDS encoding ABC transporter substrate-binding protein; protein product: MMKTSRRARSAVISAAAVAVTALLLSGCTGRQAANEPAAEPQDDSPIVIGASWPQSGPLAAAAAGLHGFEAYIEMTNAEGGIDGREIKLVTADDGYDPARLADNQRSFVEKEGAIAVVNFGGIAVPGRPYLNDKKVAQIALAGQTPLSDVENFPYTRAFWPDVVWEGQLHAQWLQENRPDAVVGFIGFNNDLSESHIAGLEAGGLAPAQVAMVPPGTADLTAQVSQFQAAGVDTVIINIGAPTIGAVTKYMDEIGYEPTLLLAGNMADFVTVVDPAGADAVADAYAFHWGKDPADPKNAEDAATQTFIEVMTEYGYESDIRQALAFNGYGLGAALVEALNNAPELTADGLLEAWDALEDTENPYLQDGMTLDAGFGGRLIFQVQLTQFDGETWVPQGDVIDLRDLGIVE